A genome region from Choloepus didactylus isolate mChoDid1 chromosome 12, mChoDid1.pri, whole genome shotgun sequence includes the following:
- the LOC119506654 gene encoding ubiquitin-conjugating enzyme E2 N-like: protein MTGLPLRIIKKTQHLLVEPVPSIKAEPDESNEHYFHVVNAGPQDNPFEGGTFELKLFLPEEYPMAASKVCFMTKIYHPSINKLGRICLDILKDKWSPALQIGTALLLIQVLLSAPNSDDPLENDVEEQWKTNEAQAIETARAYSRLYAMNNI from the coding sequence ATGACTGGGCTGCCCCTCAGGATTATCAAGAAAACCCAGCATTTGCTGGTAGAACCAGTCCCCAGTATTAAAGCAGAACCAGATGAGAGCAATGAACATTATTTTCATGTGGTCAATGCTGGCCCCCAAGATAACCCTTTTGAGGGAGGGACTTTTGAACTTAAACTATTCCTTCCAGAAGAATACCCAATGGCAGCCTCTAAAGTATGTTTCATGACCAAAATTTACCACCCTAGTATAAACAAGTTGGGAAGAATATGTttagatattttgaaagataagtGGTCCCCAGCACTGCAGATTGGCACAGCTCTGCTGCTGATCCAGGTTTTGTTAAGTGCTCCCAATTCAGATGATCCATTAGAAAATGACGTAGAGGAGCAGTGGAAGACCAACGAAGCCCAAGCCATAGAAACAGCTAGAGCATATAGTAGGCTATATGCcatgaataatatttaa